In Dunckerocampus dactyliophorus isolate RoL2022-P2 chromosome 14, RoL_Ddac_1.1, whole genome shotgun sequence, one DNA window encodes the following:
- the il22ra2 gene encoding interleukin-22 receptor subunit alpha-2: MNLLLVGVVLLVDLLAAQVSLSPPAQVTFESVDFNNILRWTASTDDSDRRYHVQWKIYGASEWKDVDHCHGIPMHHCDVSNVTSDLREWYYARLRASSSSSTSAWVLSPRFNPRWDTKISAPLLRLNVTERGIVVRVRTPPLLAGKIQSSLLYRSLLYRIYLVQPSGKEEVFEEIVCCAGKLLVTKVKHKSKYCLQVQTINRLQGRSSARGPRKCITTL; this comes from the exons ATGAACCTTCTTCTCGTCGGAGTCGTGCTGCTGGTGGACCTGCTGGCAGCGCAAG TGTCACTCAGCCCTCCTGCACAGGTGACGTTTGAGTCGGTGGACTTTAACAACATTCTGCGCTGGACCGCGTCCACCGACGACAGTGATCGACGCTACCACGTCCAGTGGAAGAT ttATGGAGCTTCAGAGTGGAAGGATGTGGACCACTGTCACGGCATCCCGATGCACCACTGTGACGTTAGCAacgtgacctctgacctcagaGAATGGTACTACGCCAGACTGAGGGCGTCGTCATCATCCAGCACGTCGGCATGGGTCCTCTCGCCGAGATTCAACCCCCGGTGGGACA CCAAAATAAGTGCACCGCTGCTGAGGTTGAACGTCACAGAGAGAGGGATTGTGGTCCGCGTGAGGACCCCCCCGCTTCTGGCCGGGAAGATACAAAGCAGTCTGCTGTACAGAAGTCTGCTCTACAGAATCTACCTCGTCCAGCCCTCGGGCAAGGAG GAGGTGTTTGAGGAGATTGTTTGCTGCGCAGGCAAGCTGCTTGTGACCAAAGTGAAGCACAAGAGCAAATATTGTCTTCAGGTTCAGACCATCAACCGCCTGCAAGGCCGCAGCAGTGCTCGCGGGCCGCGGAAGTGCATCACCACGCTGTGA